DNA sequence from the Glycine soja cultivar W05 chromosome 18, ASM419377v2, whole genome shotgun sequence genome:
CAACAAAACCATACCGCATGTACATTTCAGTCAAGAATTCATATTATCTATACTTTGTcccttcaataaaaataaactaatgcttacaaaaaaaaaaaaaactaacaacaaAAACTGAAGGGAGATAGGTAACTTCAACccctcattcaaacttaaacGCTTGCAATtaagaaaaagttaaattatttatttggttcctagtttcatgatttttatctttctaatccctatagtttaaaagtatttttttttttcatataatttatattttaattctctttaagTCCGTGTAGTTTAAAAGTattctttttagtctttatcatttatattttaattctcttttagtccctataatttatatgtgatatttttagtcctataatttgtattttaattatcttttactctttattataaaaaaatatataaaaataattagttataaattatcacttatttttttattataaattatcttactataaattagttacgaattacttattaatatttttgtaattaattgtaattgataatattatttatattttgacagtaaggattaaaatgaaattaaaatataaagtatagggactaaaaaaattacttttaaattataaggactaaaagagaattaaaatacaaattataaggattaaaaaatcacttttaaaattataaaaactaaaagagaattaaaatgtaaactataagactaaaaaaatcattttcaaataaaaaggaatataaagtcaacaaataatttaatttaaatattaattattccaAACCACACCTTGCTCTTCTGTTCTGAAACCACACCTCTACTTGTCTGGGCTTCAGATTCAACTCCTCTGCCAACGCTTGCTTCCGTTTCTAAAATagaatacaaaataataataattcataactcataatttatatatttataatctattaaaaaaaattataatagtgaTACTCACTTTTTGCCTTCAATTTTTTAGACTATTTTACTCTTGAATTAACTAGATTAATATCACAAACTATGTCACTATTTGTTTAATAGCATATAAGAAACCACTCCACTGTCTCCATATGAACATATAAAGcctaatttcaaaataactCTTTACTGTCATTTTCTattaaatctctttttttttctccctttttattttattttgttttattttatttttagataaacAGTGGCAGAAAGGGTGTCTTTGATAATAATCATAATACCAAAAATATCCTTACACTTGCTAGGAATTTACGGAAATGCCACTAACTTACCGGATTCAGGGTGTTGTGCTCCTTGAACGTTTCTTCCAACACCATGGACTGTTCTTTCGTCAGCCTCAGCTTCTTCCTCGCGGCGTCGCTGCCACCACCGTCATCGTCGTCGCTCCCTCGCGAGCACGAGGTCCTCTCACCAGCCACGGCGGCGGCATTATCGTCGTCCCTCTCGCTCTGCTTGCCGCCGCCGCTCACGCTCGAGACGGCGCTGTTCGGCGAGGAAACGCCATCGTACTCCGCCGCCGAATTAACGTCGATTCCTCGTACCATATCGGAGCTCCGATCTGCTACATGCAGTTGCATGTGAGTTTCACAATGGTTTATTCAGGGAATGGCAGGTTTTGTAGTTAAAGAGCATAGCCAAGGGTATTTCTGTACAAACACTTGGATACTTCGAATTTAGAAAacagaaattaagaaaaatgcgTGTATAACTGAGAAATTATTTAACAGTTCATGAATATtgcattctttaaaaaaaaatctctgagaataataaactaaaaatgataaacttatgtaatttttaattgggtataactgattaaatatgtttaataggggggggggggggaacagagaaagagatgaaAAGGTGAGGTTTTATATTGCAGTTGCCattacaatatgttcttcatcCTTCTTATTGTAATGAATTACATATAAATGCGAGAAAAAATGACTGATGCAAACACAACATTTTAGtagcaaatattaaaaaaaatgtcattaattGCAAACAAAAAATAGTCGGTGAGCGTTTTTCTAAAATCTTGTGCAAAGGGTAGAACCTGGATCTGAGTTGGGTAGATTGCATGAGTTAGATATTAGATTAACCAACGAAGGTTCGAGTTTCCAAAAGTTAGAGAAAcaaatgttttatttgttttttgtttctagcaaaaagaaaaggggTGATTGAAGAGATAAACTAAGGAAAATTGTTGGTGAGAAAATACTATACCAACAAAAATTTGGTGAAAAAATACCAACAAAAAGATTTGGGGAATCTAGAAACAAAAATCTTAggaaaaaaagtttaaggaaCAACAAAAACCTCGTACCTGGTAACTGAAACAAATCACCAAAGAGAGTCTTATTGTGATTCATGGGAacaggttgttgttgttgaggctGGTGCATATGATTCAAAGAagggggttgttgttgttgattcaCTCCCCCCAAACTCAAACTCAAACTCAACCCAAACTCATCATCTTTCTCACCCATTTTGAGAAGAAGCACTCAACCACCAATTGTGAGTGTGTGTTTGGGGAAAAAAAACTCTGATTTGGGGCAAGCAAAATGGAGGAAAAAAGGGTTGGTCTTTGGTGGCAGTGTGTAACagcctttcacttttttttgcaGTGCAGGGGAAACTGATTGATGgaactataaatatatatagacacaGCAAAATATAGTGAATGGATGGTGCAGAGTTAATTATGACCTGGGTCAGAGTGACAAATTGGCTCAATCATGACTTAAATGGCTATCCTAGgcattttaatatgtttttggaTTCTTCAAGTCTAAGTCAGGTTATATTTTAACCATGGTTCGTTTTAACCAATGTGGGTGGTTATGGTTAGTGTTGAGGATTAGGATTAGTGTGGTGGTGGTAACTGATTAAGCAAGAGCTTAATTAGCTTTAACTAGTTCTGTTGAGGAAAAACAGCTGCTTTTTCAGTAAGAATGTTGACCAGAAAGAGGAAGGGCTTTGAGGGGGTGGATTTGTCTGTTTCACGTGATGTGCTTggaagaatcatcatcatcatcgccTCATCATGGAGGTGATGAGTGTTGTGGAGTGAATGCACGTTTGAGCtatgataataaatatattatgtttaaaattaaggtgcattttgaataaaaaagtgttgaaattatttatttatttttattgatgaataatcattttattttgagaatatgtaaattattgtcAAATTAGTCTCTTAGGAGCCGTTTGGTAGACatataaagtttttatttttctaaaaatctttaaagtaaaaaaattatatttatcatgttttatatgtaattaatttaaaaaaatattttcaagaattatgattcttaaaaattaattttagttcatTTTCCAGCAAAAACATCCAAGAAATAAAAATCCTACTTTTTTCAGTGCTGAGaaagttttaattatatattttacatatattaaaattaactattttactCATTTTCAATAATCATAACTCTTAATAATTGATGTTTCTAAGAATATGTTTCACgggtataaaaaaaatcct
Encoded proteins:
- the LOC114395581 gene encoding homeobox-leucine zipper protein HAT3-like isoform X1, encoding MGEKDDEFGLSLSLSLGGVNQQQQPPSLNHMHQPQQQQPVPMNHNKTLFGDLFQLPADRSSDMVRGIDVNSAAEYDGVSSPNSAVSSVSGGGKQSERDDDNAAAVAGERTSCSRGSDDDDGGGSDAARKKLRLTKEQSMVLEETFKEHNTLNPKRKQALAEELNLKPRQVEVWFQNRRARTKLKQTEVDCEYLKKCCENLTEENRRLHKEVQELRALKLSPQMYMHMNPPTTLTMCPSCERTHSSASSSPATIHSTVAAATSSNCKLLGANIRRPVPVNTWPFEGPIPRP
- the LOC114395581 gene encoding homeobox-leucine zipper protein HAT3-like isoform X2; translation: MGEKDDEFGLSLSLSLGGVNQQQQPPSLNHMHQPQQQQPVPMNHNKTLFGDLFQLPDRSSDMVRGIDVNSAAEYDGVSSPNSAVSSVSGGGKQSERDDDNAAAVAGERTSCSRGSDDDDGGGSDAARKKLRLTKEQSMVLEETFKEHNTLNPKRKQALAEELNLKPRQVEVWFQNRRARTKLKQTEVDCEYLKKCCENLTEENRRLHKEVQELRALKLSPQMYMHMNPPTTLTMCPSCERTHSSASSSPATIHSTVAAATSSNCKLLGANIRRPVPVNTWPFEGPIPRP